gttatgttttttaagtgtcaAAAATACCAGACCACAGTAAATGAACCTTGATTTTCTGATAAATGTCTTTGAGATAGATATGCGTGTGTCATAGGCTTTTCCTACAGTGCAGGCAGGCAGATGTGTGAGATGATGACATTATTTTACTCTCAGTAATATCCTTCCTTTATCTAAGGTTTTTGTTGATCTTGTCAGACCAATTTAATGCTATCACTTCACACTTTAACTAACTAATTACACTTGAATACGAATAACAGATAAACCACCTTGTCTGTTGCTCTGCTGATTGAACACTTCCGAATGAATCACTAACTGCTGCTTTCTGACTGAAAAACAACCGTTTTACTAACTTGTTCCTAACATCCACCTCCATCTCTCTCAGGAACTAATCAGAGCACCTCTGTGAACGCTACCAGCACCCCTCCTCCTAAAGTCTTTGGTAAACTAATTTCCCCTCTTTTTCCGCTCcagcttttttttgtaatatgacTAAAGTATTTAACAAGGCAATAAACACGGCAATATATATCTTTATCACTTCTTACTAATCCTGCTTTCAAATGCACCGTTTATTAGTTTAAATTAATTGGAATTAATTAAAAACGCATTGATTAATAAGACCGcttttgtcattattatttttttgtttgtttatttctaatGGAATTATGCAATATTAAGAGGCTACACCAAACTTTTGCTCACTTTGAAAAagctgttaaccctctggagtccatctatttattgaaaatacacatgttttatttacagtaataactttatttatatatgatatgtagacaagctgagaaagccagttgaaagtgcaatcataggatcTTTCACAGtttgccatttatgtttctagaccatttttaaaacgtgaattttctttctacaatgaaaactattactatttttaaattacatgcaaatagactgttttgtagttttattatttattattttttctgctgtttttgtgtgtataaattgttaaaaaatggtacatttccatagacaccttttgtcttttgtttgtattttttggttcctggcagctttatactttgttaattaaaatgaaatgaaaaatcagaacaaattgacaaatttgaaccaaaatctcctggacatCAGAGGTTTAAACAACATTTGTCATTCAGTAGTtcttaaaatacacatttgGATTTTGTTAGTCTTGCATGGTTCTTcttagaaagtttttttttcaaagatcaCAGTTTATTGGTTTGagatgatttaaaattaaatgtattatcagTTTAGACTGATAGATCTTAAAAGTTTCATCCCAATCAATTGCTAACTGTTTCCTCATGGGGATATTTTATAACTATCAGTAACCAACACAAAGCAACTGACCCAtaaatttggaataaaataatTCTTCCCAATTTGacgaaatgattgtgacaatgtgatttattatcgACAGATTAAGTGTATAATGATTTAATCTTCTGAAAAACTAGTCAATCTCTACCAAACATataacaaagaaaatgaaaccacaactaacagaggattgtgtctgaaaacaaaattattccaacgtTATGGGGGaccatgattattattattattatttattattatataacagaGTGTTAGGTATAATGTttttcatagattttttttgtctttgcacGCACATGTCCCATTCAGAATGTGTTtctatttcatgttttaatatgttGTTTGATGACGTATGAACATGTGTAATGTGTATATGGTTTTATGACATAATTAACCAGAACAAATGTGCCATTTCTTGCAAAAATAACGCaactatttcctttttttcagtgcacaaACATTTAGCTTTCAACCTGGGGAATCAAGTTAACCTGACATGCAGCAGTAAGCCTTGGAACGAGACTATGTTTGTTATCTGgactttaaagttaaaaaacaaaaactgtaaaattaactttAACAACGACGGCCAAAACAACAACTCCTGCAACGACGGCAAGGAACTCCGAAACACGTCCAGCGCTCAGTCATACCTGCACATCCCAAACTTCTCAAATGATGATGAGGGGGACTACAAGTGTGAGTCAGTTTTCACTGGAGGAAACGACAATTATTGTTTCCACTTGGTTGTCACAGGTAGGATTCTTCTTGCAAAGATACATACTTTTAACTCTAAGAACTTCAAGAAATTTTAACTTCTCAACCCTATGAGGCCCACCCCTAGACTGTATAGGTTGTAACTTTGCAACATCTGTTTGAAACTATTTAGTAATACCTATTCCTGACTGAATGTAGGACTACAAACTACAAGTCCCAATATCCCGTATTCTAAACTGTATCATGGCAACAATTTTCGCAGCAAAATAGCAACATTTCTAAGCATTTAACCTGTGGGGTTTTTCCCCCTTTATTCTTAATATTTTCTAAAGAtgtagcattttttaaaaagtataatacaAATGATTTGGATATCTTTATTCAGTGTTGCAAAAACAGTAGGCTTCAATGGAAATCCACCAAATGGATCCACCAAATACAAATAGAGTCCTAAggcctaaaaaaaaatcattatgaagtTCAAGcaaagttcaatatttaaatatgaagaaatTGTAGATGGTAGATGGTCTGATGTCATAAAATACCAACTCTGCAAGGCTAAAAAAGTACCAATGAACAGacattttcttacatttattttattgtgcagAGAATGCAgattattttaactacttaaattaattttctttttatgttgctGTGTCAAACTATGTTGTCtcagtaaaacacattttaagaaacatattttaaatttatcttATTATTAATGCCTAATAATCTGTGGACTTTGTTAAAGCTAAGCGATAAtatttgttgatatattttgattttaagTACCAAGACCAGTTGTTGCAATTTTCAAAAATCCTACAATCAATACTTGGATTTCAGAGGGCTAGAGATCCAGTTTACCCAagtcacacacagaaaaaatattaaaacagctATTTCTATTTTGCTTGtccaaattttaaaatatttatggcTTAGATGTAAGACATACTTAGTCTTTGTAGGCAtgttgagtctctttgtagttgtttcgtGTCACTaaaattgttttggtctttttgtagttctATTTTGCCTGTGGCTGTTTTGCTAttctttaaagttgttttgtgtgtctttgtggtcattttgcatctctttagtTGTTTGTCGCCacgttttgtgtttctttattgtcagatttatgtttctctgtggtcattttgggtgTCTTCCTGGTGgctatgtgtctctttgagtgttGCTCAAGGCTCAAGGGCCCCTGGTCCTGTGCCTGGAGCCCCTGTTCACTAATCCTAACCTTGTTTCCACTTTAAATTGCAAAATGTATTGCTCTGAAAATgcctgaaaaaaattgacacttGAAAACGCCAGCTATATGCCCATGCCTTTAGAAATTTCATAATTTCTCACAATGAAATTCACTTTTTTTGGTTTGGTTGAATTAAAGCAGATGGTCTCATTTCTCCTGTTCTGTGCTCAGTTGCTCCGCGTACATCAGCATGGCTGGTGACTAAGGACAACAAGCAAGTGGCAGTGtgcaaagctgaaaaaggaaaACCTGCTGCCAACATCAGCTGGAGTCATCCGGGAAACTCAACGTTTTCTTCATCTGAACAGGATGGATTTTTTACAGTAGAAAGTCACCTGGAGATCGGTAAAGGAATGGATACAGAGAACCTGAGCTGTGTTATCACGCACCCGTACTGGAAAGAGGAATATATTGTGAAACTAcaacataaaaaaggtaaggCTTTTTGTAGTGTGGGTGAGAGAAGAGATAAACTGTGGCTTCAGTGCAGAACCAATACGTTTAAAAAGGTACCAGAAATGTAAACTCTGAGACaatattagaataaaaaaaacaaacactagcACATAATGCTTTTTAATGAACAACTTGCACACAATGCTGGTACAGAAAAAGTTGATGGAATTCCTGAATgatgaatgttttgttttaaacatgtggtattggaaaagaataaaaaaatcaatactttgaatggtatttttttttatatattggctaggtgttttacattatattgGTACCTTTTAACTGTGTTTATAGATGTCATTTGCTGTATTAATGTCCATCAGACTATTAACAAACCTTATAATCTCCCCTCTCACTGCAGGTTATGTTTTTTGGCTGTCCATTCTTATTGCTGTGGCAATTGTGTTTTTGGTAGGATCTTCATTTTTTGCACTAAAGAAACTAAAACAACTGAGGTAAGAATTTCACTTAgatgataaataatttttaatgaTTACATTCAAGCTTTTGTGTTGATTCACGTGTCCATTTTTTTTGCCAGGCGATGCCCGCCTCCAGAAATATCACTATCCAAATCTCCACCGGTGGGTAATCCCCCTGTAACTCTGCAGTTCAtacttctttgtgtttttactgcacATTGTTCATGacaactttctgtctttttacagATAGAAGATGTGGAGGAAGTGGAGCCCTACGCCAGCTACGTTCAACGTGTGAACTCTATCTATAACTCATCTGCAGATTTGTTCACATAAAATCTTGCACTTGCATCACGCTCACACATTCGCACTTAAATGCACATGGCTCTTTGTGAGAAACTGAAGGatgtgaaactgaaaaaaaaatgatgatatagtaaagagagagagagaggaaagtgaGAAGAAAGACTTCTGATTAGAGAGGAAAGCTAAACTCTCGACTGATGGAACAGGGGATGTACCTGATGGCTCACTGACTCTAATGCACAGAGCATGCAGCCCACTACTCTGTGTGTGGGCTGTCATGGAGAACATTAATAATAACtacaaatgcaa
This sequence is a window from Centropristis striata isolate RG_2023a ecotype Rhode Island chromosome 10, C.striata_1.0, whole genome shotgun sequence. Protein-coding genes within it:
- the si:ch211-214p13.9 gene encoding cell surface glycoprotein CD200 receptor 1-A isoform X1 produces the protein MWDMKWIYVAIMLLLPEAWSYDTGTNQSTSVNATSTPPPKVFVHKHLAFNLGNQVNLTCSSKPWNETMFVIWTLKLKNKNCKINFNNDGQNNNSCNDGKELRNTSSAQSYLHIPNFSNDDEGDYKCESVFTGGNDNYCFHLVVTVAPRTSAWLVTKDNKQVAVCKAEKGKPAANISWSHPGNSTFSSSEQDGFFTVESHLEIGKGMDTENLSCVITHPYWKEEYIVKLQHKKGYVFWLSILIAVAIVFLVGSSFFALKKLKQLRRCPPPEISLSKSPPIEDVEEVEPYASYVQRVNSIYNSSADLFT
- the si:ch211-214p13.9 gene encoding cell surface glycoprotein CD200 receptor 1-A isoform X2 — protein: MWDMKWIYVAIMLLLPEAWSYDTVHKHLAFNLGNQVNLTCSSKPWNETMFVIWTLKLKNKNCKINFNNDGQNNNSCNDGKELRNTSSAQSYLHIPNFSNDDEGDYKCESVFTGGNDNYCFHLVVTVAPRTSAWLVTKDNKQVAVCKAEKGKPAANISWSHPGNSTFSSSEQDGFFTVESHLEIGKGMDTENLSCVITHPYWKEEYIVKLQHKKGYVFWLSILIAVAIVFLVGSSFFALKKLKQLRRCPPPEISLSKSPPIEDVEEVEPYASYVQRVNSIYNSSADLFT